A stretch of the Oceanicola sp. D3 genome encodes the following:
- a CDS encoding LacI family DNA-binding transcriptional regulator yields the protein MNLKQLAANLGLSQTTVSRALNGYPEVAESTRKRVLAAATQHNYRPNTRAKSLATGRAMAIGHVIPISTNHEMMNPVFGDFIGGAGEIYARAGYDMMLTVVPDDDEDTAYRSMAQRNSVDGIVIHGPRKDDPRIALLKEVGLPFVVHGRAPVDDHDYSWVDVNNRRAFERATLHLADLGHHQIALLNGLEGMDFAMRRREGFEAALTARGLTFRPELHRSEEMTESYGYEAAAEMLGHSNPPTAFLVSSLITSMGVRRAVEERGLAMGRDVSIITHDDDLGYFKNGGEVPVFTATRSSVREAGRITAEMLLGLIDSEESGPRQHIMEAELTLGSSTGPAPR from the coding sequence ATGAACCTCAAGCAACTTGCCGCGAATCTGGGCTTGAGCCAAACCACTGTCAGCCGGGCGTTGAACGGCTATCCGGAGGTTGCCGAGAGCACCCGCAAGCGCGTGCTCGCCGCTGCAACGCAGCACAACTACCGCCCCAACACCCGCGCCAAAAGCCTCGCCACGGGCCGCGCCATGGCCATCGGTCACGTCATCCCGATCAGCACCAACCACGAGATGATGAACCCCGTGTTTGGCGACTTCATCGGCGGCGCGGGCGAAATCTATGCCCGCGCCGGCTATGACATGATGCTCACCGTGGTGCCCGATGACGATGAAGACACCGCCTATCGCTCCATGGCGCAGCGCAATTCGGTCGATGGCATCGTTATCCACGGCCCCCGCAAGGATGATCCGCGCATCGCACTGCTCAAGGAGGTCGGCCTGCCCTTCGTCGTCCATGGCCGCGCGCCGGTGGACGACCATGATTACTCTTGGGTCGACGTCAACAACCGTCGCGCCTTCGAGCGGGCCACACTCCACCTTGCGGACCTTGGCCACCACCAGATCGCGCTGCTGAACGGGTTGGAAGGCATGGATTTCGCCATGCGCCGCCGCGAGGGGTTCGAGGCCGCGCTCACCGCGCGCGGGCTAACCTTCCGCCCCGAGCTTCACCGCTCTGAAGAGATGACCGAGAGCTATGGCTACGAGGCCGCCGCCGAGATGCTCGGCCACTCCAATCCGCCCACCGCCTTCCTCGTGTCCTCGCTGATCACGTCCATGGGCGTGCGCCGCGCGGTCGAAGAGCGTGGCCTTGCCATGGGCCGCGATGTGTCGATCATCACCCATGACGATGATCTCGGATACTTCAAGAACGGCGGCGAAGTGCCTGTTTTCACAGCCACCCGAAGCTCTGTGCGAGAGGCAGGCCGGATCACCGCCGAAATGCTCCTCGGCCTGATTGACAGTGAAGAATCAGGCCCCCGCCAACATATCATGGAAGCCGAGTTGACCCTTGGCTCGTCCACCGGCCCAGCCCCACGATAG
- a CDS encoding ABC transporter substrate-binding protein, whose translation MKHSIKTSCAVLALMSGPALAEQITVAGPWIGADEEHVQAVLAAFAEASGHDVRYTGSDSFEQQIVIDAEAGSAPNVAVFPQPGLAAVMAERGFLTPLADGTGDWIKENYAAGQSWVDLGTYAGPDGNDALYGFFYKVDLKSLVWYIPENFEDAGYEVPETLEELKALSAQIVEDGETPWCIGIGSQAATGWPATDWVEDMMLRTQPPEVYDQWVANEIPFTDERVVGAIEAFGEFVLNDEWVAGGSAAAASVDFRESPKGLFDAPPQCYMHRQASFIPSFFPDGSVVGEDVDFFYFPASGEGDLGQPVLGGGTQWAISNDSPAAHELIEFLKSPEAHEIWMARKGFLTPHKGVSKEAFGDPTLAKMNDILLEATTFRFDASDIMPGAVGAGSFWTGMVDYVGGKPADQVAQEIQDSWDAVK comes from the coding sequence ATGAAGCATTCCATCAAGACGAGCTGCGCCGTTCTGGCCCTGATGAGCGGACCTGCGCTTGCCGAACAGATCACCGTGGCTGGTCCGTGGATCGGGGCTGACGAGGAGCATGTGCAGGCGGTGCTGGCCGCTTTTGCCGAAGCCTCGGGCCATGACGTGCGCTACACCGGCTCCGATAGCTTTGAGCAGCAGATCGTGATCGACGCGGAAGCGGGCTCTGCGCCTAACGTCGCCGTCTTCCCGCAGCCCGGCCTCGCCGCCGTGATGGCCGAGCGTGGCTTTCTCACCCCGCTGGCCGATGGCACGGGCGACTGGATCAAGGAAAACTACGCCGCTGGCCAGAGCTGGGTTGACCTTGGCACCTATGCGGGCCCCGATGGCAATGACGCGCTCTATGGCTTTTTCTACAAGGTCGATCTGAAGAGCCTCGTCTGGTACATCCCCGAGAATTTCGAAGATGCGGGCTACGAAGTGCCCGAGACGCTGGAAGAGCTGAAGGCGCTTTCGGCCCAGATCGTTGAGGACGGCGAGACGCCATGGTGCATTGGCATCGGCTCGCAGGCGGCCACTGGCTGGCCAGCGACTGACTGGGTGGAAGACATGATGCTGCGCACCCAGCCCCCTGAAGTGTATGACCAGTGGGTTGCTAATGAAATCCCATTCACAGACGAGCGTGTCGTGGGGGCGATTGAGGCGTTCGGTGAGTTCGTTCTGAATGACGAATGGGTGGCCGGTGGTTCTGCTGCGGCGGCTTCCGTCGATTTCCGCGAGAGCCCCAAGGGACTGTTTGATGCGCCGCCGCAGTGCTACATGCACCGTCAGGCGAGCTTCATCCCCTCCTTTTTCCCCGATGGCTCGGTCGTGGGCGAGGACGTCGATTTCTTTTACTTCCCTGCGAGCGGCGAGGGTGATCTTGGACAGCCGGTGCTCGGCGGCGGAACGCAGTGGGCCATCTCCAATGATAGCCCGGCGGCCCATGAGCTGATTGAGTTCCTCAAATCCCCAGAGGCCCATGAGATCTGGATGGCACGCAAAGGCTTTCTGACTCCGCACAAAGGCGTAAGTAAGGAAGCTTTTGGTGATCCGACCCTCGCCAAGATGAATGACATCCTGCTTGAGGCCACAACCTTCCGCTTCGATGCGTCCGACATCATGCCGGGCGCGGTCGGCGCGGGCAGCTTCTGGACCGGAATGGTCGACTATGTGGGCGGCAAGCCTGCCGATCAGGTGGCTCAGGAGATTCAGGACAGCTGGGACGCTGTAAAGTGA
- a CDS encoding carbohydrate ABC transporter permease, with amino-acid sequence MHPAFQGLITIFVGVGGCIGYFWASNLFIDKVLFPARGPNAGRNINRANMIRPWLFLAPAVFALGLYLAYPVVETLRLSLTNRVPGGGYEWAGLENYTQMAGDPKFREALFNNILWLIVVPALSTAFGLLAAQLTDRIKWGAVAKSIIFMPMAISFVGAAVIWKLVYDYRAAGEEQIGVLNAIVVGLGGEPTAWLTVPFWNNFFLMAVLIWIQTGFAMVILSAALRGIPEETVEAAIVDGANPFQIFFKIKVPQIMGTIVVVWTTITIVVLKVFDIVFAMTNGQWETQVLANYMYDKLFRANDWGVGSASAMVIMLLVTPILVWNVHNARKEMR; translated from the coding sequence ATGCATCCGGCATTCCAAGGGCTGATCACCATCTTTGTCGGCGTGGGGGGCTGTATCGGCTACTTCTGGGCGTCGAACCTGTTTATCGACAAGGTGCTCTTTCCTGCCCGCGGCCCCAATGCGGGGCGCAACATCAACCGCGCCAACATGATCCGGCCCTGGCTGTTTCTGGCCCCTGCCGTTTTCGCCCTTGGTCTTTATCTCGCCTATCCCGTGGTGGAAACGCTGCGGCTTTCGCTCACCAACAGGGTGCCCGGCGGCGGCTACGAATGGGCCGGGCTGGAGAACTACACCCAGATGGCGGGCGATCCGAAGTTTCGCGAGGCGCTCTTCAACAACATCCTTTGGCTGATCGTGGTGCCCGCGCTCTCGACCGCCTTTGGCCTGCTGGCCGCGCAGCTGACCGACCGGATCAAGTGGGGCGCGGTGGCCAAGTCGATCATCTTCATGCCGATGGCGATCTCTTTCGTTGGCGCGGCGGTGATCTGGAAACTGGTTTATGACTACCGCGCGGCGGGCGAAGAGCAGATCGGGGTGCTGAACGCGATCGTCGTGGGCCTCGGCGGAGAGCCGACGGCCTGGCTGACGGTGCCGTTCTGGAACAACTTCTTCCTCATGGCGGTGCTGATCTGGATTCAGACCGGCTTTGCCATGGTGATCCTCTCCGCCGCCCTGCGCGGCATCCCCGAAGAGACGGTGGAGGCGGCGATTGTGGACGGGGCCAACCCGTTTCAGATCTTCTTCAAGATCAAGGTGCCGCAGATCATGGGCACCATCGTGGTGGTCTGGACGACGATCACCATCGTGGTGCTGAAGGTCTTCGACATCGTCTTTGCCATGACCAACGGGCAATGGGAGACGCAGGTTTTGGCCAATTACATGTATGACAAGCTGTTCCGCGCGAACGACTGGGGCGTCGGCTCTGCCAGTGCGATGGTCATCATGCTGCTGGTGACGCCTATCCTTGTCTGGAACGTCCACAACGCCCGCAAGGAGATGCGCTGA
- a CDS encoding carbohydrate ABC transporter permease has translation MDNIAGKKSGLSWAVQISTLALVLLWLFPTVGLLVSSFRTSDQISATGWWKALFPTEQVVQQRAADPDEARIDLGAGRYAVEGNFFGEAGSPDDITAWGTSSRDVSAYGPGDVADLGDGENFTVDAQGNYRWEGDDEQISGRGQRVFVSTTVPPEFTTANYERVLFSGDRTDSMARAFFNTLTVTIPATIIPILIAAFAAYALAWMDFPGRALLIAAIVALLVVPLQLALIPLLKLHNEIGIGKGYLGVWLAHTGFGLPLAIYLLRNYMVGLPRDIIENAKVDGATDFQIFTKIVLPLSFPALASFAIFQFLWTWNDLLVALVFLIDSSGDTTVMTRQIVELLGTRGGNWEILATAAFVSISVPLLVFFAMQRFLVRGLLAGSVK, from the coding sequence ATGGATAACATTGCTGGCAAGAAATCGGGCCTGAGCTGGGCTGTCCAGATTTCCACCCTCGCGCTTGTGCTGCTCTGGCTGTTTCCGACGGTGGGGCTGCTTGTGTCGTCCTTCCGCACCAGTGACCAGATCAGCGCAACCGGCTGGTGGAAGGCGCTGTTTCCGACCGAGCAGGTGGTGCAGCAGCGCGCCGCCGACCCGGATGAGGCGCGCATCGACCTTGGGGCAGGGCGCTATGCGGTGGAAGGCAACTTCTTTGGCGAGGCTGGCTCGCCCGATGACATCACCGCATGGGGCACATCGAGCCGCGATGTCTCGGCCTATGGCCCCGGCGATGTGGCCGATCTGGGCGATGGTGAGAACTTCACGGTGGATGCGCAGGGCAACTACCGCTGGGAGGGCGATGACGAGCAGATCAGCGGGCGCGGGCAGCGGGTGTTTGTGAGCACCACGGTGCCGCCGGAGTTTACCACCGCCAATTATGAGCGGGTGCTGTTTTCGGGCGACCGGACAGACAGTATGGCGCGGGCCTTCTTCAACACGCTGACGGTGACGATTCCGGCAACGATCATCCCCATCCTCATCGCGGCCTTCGCCGCCTATGCGCTGGCTTGGATGGATTTTCCGGGCCGCGCGCTGCTGATCGCGGCCATCGTGGCGCTGCTGGTGGTGCCGTTGCAGCTGGCGCTCATTCCGCTGTTGAAGCTGCACAACGAGATCGGCATCGGCAAGGGCTACCTCGGGGTGTGGCTGGCCCATACCGGCTTCGGGTTGCCATTGGCGATCTACCTCTTGCGCAACTACATGGTGGGCCTGCCGCGCGACATCATCGAGAATGCCAAGGTGGACGGGGCGACGGACTTTCAGATCTTCACCAAGATCGTCCTGCCTCTCAGCTTCCCGGCGCTGGCCAGCTTTGCCATCTTCCAGTTTCTCTGGACATGGAACGACCTTCTGGTGGCGCTGGTCTTCCTCATCGACAGCTCGGGCGACACCACGGTGATGACCCGGCAGATCGTCGAACTCCTCGGCACACGGGGCGGCAACTGGGAGATTTTGGCCACGGCGGCCTTTGTCTCCATCTCGGTGCCGCTGCTGGTGTTTTTCGCAATGCAAAGGTTCCTCGTGCGCGGCCTTTTGGCCGGCTCGGTGAAGTAA
- a CDS encoding alpha-amylase family glycosyl hydrolase encodes MNMKASIKGAIQARATNPDWWRGAVIYQVYPRSYQDSSGDGVGDLAGIAQRLDHIASLGVDGVWISPFFKSPMKDFGYDVSDYRDVDPMFGSLEDFDALIARAHELGLKVLIDLVLSHTSDQHPWFVESRTNRANPKADWYVWAEAKPDGTPPNNWLSIFGGSAWEWDGARMQYYLHNFLTSQPDLNFHCPEVQEELLRVAEFWLERGVDGFRLDTINFYVHDKQLRDNPALDPARRNSNIAPAVNPYNWQDHLYSKNQPENLAFLEKLRGVMKPYGAAAVGEVGDAQRGLEILGEYTKGEDRMQMCYAFELLSQNIPSAAYIAETMHHLEDVAAEGWACWAFSNHDVPRHISRWHLSDEAARAYVVLMMCLRGSACLYQGEELGLPEAEVAFEDLQDPYGIQFWPEFKGRDGCRTPMVWDAGVHGGFSQGNEARPWLPVSPEHLPKSVAEQEGDDASMLAHYRRAVALRKAHEALATGAQKIEAEDDLLVIHRTLEGREVLALFHLGEGEVVHEMGEGWSALQEAGALGAVALGEGRVTLGPWGFALMGR; translated from the coding sequence ATGAATATGAAAGCGAGCATCAAGGGCGCCATTCAGGCGCGCGCAACCAACCCTGACTGGTGGCGGGGGGCGGTGATTTACCAGGTCTATCCGCGCAGCTATCAGGACAGCTCGGGCGACGGGGTGGGCGACCTTGCGGGCATTGCCCAACGGCTAGATCACATTGCCTCCCTCGGGGTGGATGGCGTGTGGATCAGCCCGTTCTTCAAGAGCCCGATGAAGGATTTTGGCTATGACGTCAGCGATTATCGGGATGTGGACCCGATGTTTGGCTCGCTGGAGGATTTTGATGCGCTGATCGCCCGGGCCCATGAGTTGGGGCTGAAGGTGCTGATTGATCTGGTGCTCAGCCACACTTCGGACCAGCACCCGTGGTTTGTGGAGAGCCGCACCAACCGGGCGAACCCGAAGGCGGATTGGTATGTTTGGGCCGAAGCGAAGCCCGATGGCACGCCGCCGAACAACTGGCTCAGCATCTTTGGCGGCTCGGCCTGGGAGTGGGATGGTGCGCGGATGCAGTATTATCTGCACAACTTCCTCACTTCGCAGCCGGACCTGAACTTTCATTGCCCCGAGGTGCAGGAGGAGCTTCTGCGGGTGGCAGAGTTCTGGCTGGAGCGCGGGGTGGATGGCTTCCGCCTTGATACGATCAACTTCTATGTCCACGACAAGCAGCTGCGCGACAACCCGGCGCTCGACCCGGCGCGGCGTAATTCCAACATCGCCCCGGCGGTGAACCCCTATAACTGGCAGGATCACCTGTATTCGAAGAACCAGCCCGAAAATCTTGCGTTTCTGGAGAAGCTACGCGGGGTGATGAAGCCCTATGGCGCGGCCGCCGTGGGCGAGGTGGGCGATGCGCAGCGCGGGCTGGAGATCCTTGGCGAATACACCAAGGGCGAAGACCGCATGCAGATGTGCTACGCCTTCGAGCTGCTCTCGCAGAACATCCCCAGCGCCGCCTATATCGCCGAAACCATGCATCACCTTGAGGATGTGGCCGCTGAAGGTTGGGCCTGCTGGGCGTTTTCCAACCATGACGTGCCGCGCCATATCAGCCGCTGGCATCTGAGCGATGAGGCGGCGCGGGCCTATGTGGTGCTGATGATGTGCCTGCGCGGCTCGGCTTGCCTTTATCAGGGTGAGGAGCTGGGGCTGCCCGAGGCCGAGGTGGCCTTTGAAGACCTGCAAGACCCTTACGGCATCCAGTTTTGGCCCGAGTTCAAGGGCCGCGATGGCTGCCGCACGCCGATGGTTTGGGATGCAGGGGTGCATGGCGGCTTTTCGCAAGGCAACGAGGCGCGGCCTTGGCTGCCGGTCTCGCCCGAGCATCTGCCCAAGTCAGTGGCCGAGCAGGAGGGCGACGACGCCTCGATGCTGGCGCACTACCGCCGCGCAGTGGCGCTGAGGAAGGCGCATGAAGCTTTAGCGACCGGTGCGCAGAAGATCGAGGCCGAAGACGACCTGCTGGTGATCCACCGGACGCTGGAAGGCCGCGAGGTGCTGGCGCTCTTCCATCTGGGCGAGGGCGAAGTTGTGCATGAAATGGGCGAAGGCTGGAGCGCGCTACAGGAAGCAGGCGCGCTGGGGGCGGTTGCCCTTGGCGAAGGCCGGGTAACGCTGGGGCCGTGGGGCTTTGCCCTCATGGGCCGCTAA
- a CDS encoding ABC transporter ATP-binding protein produces the protein MAELKLTDVAKTYGGTVDVLKDINLDIDTGELIVFVGPSGCGKSTLLRMIAGLEKITSGTLEIDGQVVNDVPPSERGIAMVFQSYALYPHMTVRENMSFALKLAKKSQAEIDEAVDAAAKKLQLTEYLDRLPKALSGGQRQRVAIGRSIVRDPKVYLFDEPLSNLDAALRVATRIEIAQLKEAMPESTMIYVTHDQVEAMTLASRIVVLANKGIAQVGTPLELYETPRNEFVAQFIGSPAMNLIPGKIVETGEVTAVELASGVVAHSAVPTQVADMGMEVKIGIRPEDLSTGSEADCCFKGVVEYSENLGEVTLLYFEPQHGGEQVIAKLPGVHREMRGQEVVLAASPEKVHLFAGGESLRYR, from the coding sequence ATGGCGGAGCTGAAACTGACCGATGTGGCCAAGACCTATGGCGGCACCGTGGACGTGCTCAAGGATATCAACCTCGATATCGACACCGGCGAACTGATCGTCTTTGTCGGGCCCTCGGGCTGCGGCAAGTCCACGCTGCTGCGGATGATCGCGGGGCTGGAGAAGATCACCAGCGGCACGCTGGAGATTGACGGGCAGGTGGTGAACGATGTGCCGCCCTCCGAGCGCGGCATCGCGATGGTGTTCCAGAGCTACGCGCTTTACCCGCATATGACGGTGCGCGAGAACATGAGCTTTGCGCTCAAACTCGCCAAGAAAAGCCAGGCCGAGATTGATGAGGCCGTCGACGCGGCGGCCAAGAAGCTGCAACTGACCGAGTATCTCGACCGGCTGCCCAAGGCACTCTCTGGCGGGCAGCGCCAGCGTGTGGCGATTGGCCGGAGCATCGTGCGCGACCCGAAGGTTTACCTGTTCGACGAGCCGCTCTCGAACCTCGATGCCGCGCTGCGCGTGGCCACGCGGATCGAGATTGCCCAGCTCAAGGAGGCTATGCCCGAGAGCACCATGATCTACGTTACCCACGATCAGGTGGAGGCGATGACGCTGGCCAGCCGCATCGTGGTGCTGGCCAACAAGGGCATTGCGCAGGTTGGCACGCCGCTGGAGCTTTATGAGACGCCGCGCAACGAGTTTGTGGCGCAGTTTATCGGCTCGCCCGCGATGAACCTGATCCCCGGCAAGATTGTGGAGACGGGCGAGGTGACGGCGGTGGAGCTGGCCTCTGGCGTTGTGGCTCATTCGGCGGTTCCCACTCAGGTGGCGGACATGGGCATGGAGGTCAAGATCGGCATCCGCCCCGAAGATCTGAGCACCGGATCCGAGGCGGATTGTTGCTTCAAGGGCGTGGTGGAATACTCTGAGAACCTTGGAGAAGTCACGCTGCTCTACTTCGAGCCACAACACGGCGGTGAGCAGGTGATTGCCAAGCTGCCGGGCGTGCACCGCGAGATGCGCGGGCAGGAAGTGGTGTTGGCGGCGTCGCCCGAGAAGGTGCATCTGTTCGCAGGCGGGGAGTCTCTGCGCTATCGGTAA
- a CDS encoding ribonuclease E/G, which translates to MAKKMLIDATHAEETRVVVVDGNKVEEFDFETVNKRQLAGNIYLAKVTRVEPSLQAAFVDYGGNRHGFLAFSEIHPDYYQIPVADRQALLEEERAYAEAQAAEEEQPKRSRRRRSRSKKADTNDAVATKEVDGSIAGMDVVDLGEEEEADTLLTEGDAAAADTAKAEAEDAPAEETPAEQGAEEAKAEASASEAPAEDEGDDQDAGDDDDEAEETSASDKDEDIESVADEDVQEEIRQPRKPRPKRYKIQEVVKVRQILLVQVVKEERGNKGAALTTYLSLAGRYCVLMPNTARGGGISRKITNAADRKKLKEIASEIEVPQGAGLIVRTAGAKRTKTEIKRDYEYLKRLWEQIRELTLKSVAPAPIYEEGNLIKRTIRDLYSKEIDEVWVEGETGYRTAKDFMKMIMPSHAKNVKQYTEGLPLFARYQVESYLAAMFNPTVQLKSGGYIVIGVTEALVAIDVNSGRATKEGSIEETALKTNLEAAEEVARQLRLRDLAGLIVIDFIDMEERRNNNAVEKRFKDKLKTDRARIQVGRISGFGLMEMSRQRLRPGMLEASTQPCPSCHGTGLLRSDDSIGLAILRQIEEEGTRRKCREVLLKAPVGIVNFLMNQKREHIAQIESRYGLSVRLEADAHMISPDFTLEKLKTATRSIAEVTAPVISIDTTDLPEIEEEEEEQAEARSETPEAEENGEDRPKRKRRRRRRRRGGGGEGSGEENGQENGKTDSQGANSQEANSQDANSSDQSSEGDSPKEAPQSEGAEAAEAGEASEEKPKRTRRRRSRKKSDEAEQPAPEAPEAAEAAPAETAAEAPAEPVAAEEPVAEEKPKRRRTRKKAPAEAAPAAEAEAPAAEAAPEEPVTEATPEPAPEPKQEPEPVLETTEAAPEAVEEKPAKPKRKGWWSLGR; encoded by the coding sequence ATGGCTAAGAAAATGCTTATCGACGCCACCCACGCCGAGGAGACTCGGGTTGTGGTGGTCGACGGAAACAAGGTTGAGGAATTTGACTTTGAGACCGTCAACAAACGCCAGCTTGCCGGCAATATCTACCTAGCAAAAGTCACCCGCGTGGAGCCTTCGCTTCAGGCGGCCTTTGTGGATTACGGCGGCAATCGCCACGGTTTCCTCGCGTTCAGCGAAATTCACCCCGACTACTACCAGATTCCGGTGGCCGACCGTCAGGCGCTGCTGGAGGAAGAGCGGGCCTATGCCGAGGCGCAGGCCGCCGAGGAGGAGCAGCCCAAGCGCTCGCGCCGCCGCCGCTCGCGTTCCAAGAAGGCCGACACGAATGATGCCGTGGCCACCAAAGAGGTGGATGGCTCCATCGCCGGGATGGATGTGGTTGATCTTGGTGAAGAGGAAGAGGCCGACACGCTCCTGACCGAGGGGGATGCCGCCGCTGCTGACACGGCAAAGGCCGAGGCCGAGGACGCGCCTGCCGAAGAAACGCCTGCCGAACAGGGCGCAGAAGAGGCAAAGGCCGAAGCTTCCGCCAGTGAGGCACCCGCTGAAGATGAGGGTGATGATCAGGACGCGGGCGACGATGATGACGAGGCCGAGGAAACCTCTGCCTCCGACAAGGATGAAGACATCGAGTCGGTTGCCGATGAAGATGTGCAGGAAGAGATCCGCCAGCCGCGCAAACCCCGGCCCAAGCGCTACAAGATTCAGGAAGTCGTTAAAGTGCGGCAGATCCTGCTGGTGCAGGTCGTCAAGGAAGAGCGTGGCAACAAGGGCGCGGCTCTGACCACCTATCTCAGCCTTGCGGGCCGCTATTGTGTGCTGATGCCCAACACTGCCCGTGGTGGTGGCATCTCGCGCAAGATCACCAATGCCGCGGACCGCAAGAAGCTGAAAGAGATCGCCAGCGAGATTGAGGTGCCGCAGGGCGCCGGCCTGATCGTGCGCACGGCAGGGGCCAAGCGCACCAAGACCGAGATCAAGCGCGATTACGAGTATCTCAAGCGCCTTTGGGAGCAGATCCGGGAGCTGACCCTCAAGTCGGTGGCCCCTGCGCCGATCTATGAAGAAGGCAACCTGATCAAGCGCACCATTCGCGACCTCTACTCCAAGGAGATCGACGAGGTTTGGGTGGAAGGCGAGACCGGCTATCGCACCGCCAAGGACTTCATGAAGATGATCATGCCGTCCCACGCCAAGAACGTGAAGCAATACACCGAAGGGCTGCCGCTGTTTGCCCGCTATCAGGTGGAAAGCTACCTTGCGGCGATGTTCAACCCGACCGTGCAGCTCAAGTCGGGCGGTTACATCGTGATCGGCGTGACCGAGGCGCTGGTGGCGATTGACGTCAACTCCGGCCGGGCCACCAAGGAAGGCTCGATCGAGGAAACCGCGCTGAAAACCAACCTGGAGGCCGCCGAAGAGGTGGCGCGCCAGTTGCGCCTGCGTGACCTTGCGGGCCTCATCGTGATCGACTTCATCGACATGGAAGAGCGGCGCAACAACAACGCCGTCGAAAAGCGCTTCAAGGACAAGCTGAAAACCGACCGCGCCCGCATTCAGGTGGGCCGGATCAGCGGCTTTGGCCTGATGGAGATGAGCCGCCAGCGCCTGCGCCCCGGCATGCTCGAAGCCTCCACCCAGCCTTGCCCCTCGTGCCACGGCACCGGCCTGCTGCGCTCGGATGACAGCATCGGCCTCGCTATCCTGCGCCAGATCGAAGAAGAGGGCACCCGCCGCAAGTGCCGCGAGGTGCTGCTGAAAGCGCCGGTGGGGATCGTCAACTTCCTGATGAACCAGAAGCGCGAGCACATTGCCCAGATCGAAAGCCGCTATGGGCTGTCGGTCCGGCTTGAGGCGGATGCGCATATGATTTCGCCCGACTTCACGCTGGAGAAGCTGAAGACGGCAACGCGCTCGATTGCCGAGGTTACGGCCCCGGTGATTTCCATCGACACCACCGATCTGCCGGAGATCGAGGAGGAAGAGGAAGAGCAGGCTGAGGCCCGCTCCGAGACGCCCGAAGCCGAGGAAAACGGAGAGGACCGGCCCAAGCGCAAGCGCCGTCGGCGTCGTCGGCGTCGCGGTGGCGGCGGTGAAGGCTCTGGTGAGGAGAATGGTCAGGAGAACGGCAAGACCGACTCTCAGGGGGCCAATTCTCAAGAGGCCAACTCTCAGGACGCCAACTCCAGCGATCAGAGCTCCGAAGGCGATAGCCCGAAAGAGGCCCCGCAAAGCGAGGGTGCCGAAGCCGCAGAGGCCGGTGAGGCCAGCGAAGAGAAGCCCAAGCGCACCCGTCGTCGCCGGTCTCGCAAGAAGTCCGACGAGGCAGAGCAGCCTGCGCCCGAAGCGCCGGAGGCGGCAGAGGCCGCGCCTGCGGAAACCGCCGCCGAAGCCCCGGCAGAGCCAGTGGCTGCCGAAGAGCCGGTAGCCGAGGAGAAGCCCAAGCGCCGGCGCACCCGCAAGAAGGCCCCGGCCGAGGCGGCGCCTGCAGCGGAGGCCGAAGCGCCTGCAGCTGAGGCCGCGCCGGAGGAACCTGTGACCGAGGCCACGCCAGAACCTGCGCCCGAGCCCAAGCAAGAGCCGGAGCCGGTGCTGGAAACCACAGAGGCCGCGCCGGAAGCCGTTGAAGAGAAGCCTGCGAAGCCGAAGCGCAAAGGCTGGTGGTCTCTCGGGCGCTGA
- a CDS encoding sulfurtransferase TusA family protein, translating into MTSHHATLDASGLLCPLPVLKTAKRLQALASGEVLRVETDDPAALIDMPHFCTESGHALLSQEEMGEAIIWHIQKK; encoded by the coding sequence ATGACCAGCCACCACGCCACCCTCGACGCTTCCGGCCTGCTTTGCCCCCTGCCGGTTCTGAAAACCGCCAAGCGGCTGCAGGCGCTGGCTTCCGGCGAGGTGCTGCGGGTTGAAACCGATGATCCGGCGGCTCTGATCGACATGCCGCATTTCTGCACCGAATCCGGTCACGCGCTTCTATCGCAGGAAGAAATGGGCGAGGCGATCATCTGGCATATCCAAAAGAAATAG